CCCTGATTATTATCACCAGCGTTATTTCCATGGTATTCAAATCCCTTGAAAAAAACTTTAAGGTCACTTTATTTATCTTTGATAGTTTTGGATTAGGATTATTTACTATTATTGGGATTCAGAAAGGACTCAATGTTGGAATCCATCCTCTAATCTGTATTGGATTGGGAACTATTACCGGCTGTTTCGGAGGGATTATCCGGGATATATTGTTGAACAGAATTCCACTGATCTTTAGAAAAGAAATCTATGCTACAGCATGTATTGTAGGCGGATCTGCATTTTTATTAATGACAAAGTATACTCCACTTTCCTACACATTTATACAGATCTTTACCATCTTATTGATTGTAGGGATCAGAACACTTGCCGTTAAATACCATTGGCAGATGCCTAAATTTTATGGCTACGATCAGACTTCGGAAATGTAACTCAATGTAAAACAAATAAAAAAGCACCTTATTCAGGTGCTTTTTGGTTTTATCTGTAGTTTCTTACTAGAACTTACCTCTCTGTCTCATATTAGGATTATGCATATGTTTCTGCATAGTTGGCATTTTCAACTGATCTTTCATCATTTTGATTTGATCGGTCATCATTCCTGCACTGTCTAGTCTTTTAGCTTCTTCCAGCAATTTTTGCCCTTCCTGCTTTCTTCCTTTAGAAATTGCAGATGCGGCAAGGTTTAAAGTAGCCATTGCTCTGTCATGCTTCATATTCAAACCGTACTCCAAAGCTTTTTTCATTAAAGGTTCCACTTTTGTAGGATGATCCTGAGCTTGAGTTAAGCCTAATAAATAATGGAAGTATCCGTATTGAGTTTTATGAAGTTGTCCTTTATAGTCGGTAATTTTTGATAACCATACTGCAGCTTTTTCCATATTCTGTTTTCTCAATTGCCAGAATGCCAAAAGAATATACTCGTTTTTAAAGTAAAGTAAAATGGGAAATGCAGCCAAAAGAAAAATAACAATCCCCCATCCAAGATTTCTTGTGAAAATCATCATATAAAGTCCCAGAAGGATAAGAAGTGCTGCTACTGCAATTTTTATGTTCTTATTCATTATTAAATTTTAGAAGTGCAAAGATAATAAATTTAAAGGTTAAAGTTCAAAAAGTCAATAGTGAATGGTCAATTCGCTGCGCTTGTCAATTATTAATATCCGTCGGTAATTTACTATCCGCATTATGAATCAAAAACTGACTAATGACTTCTTATCCTTCTTTCTTGATTCTTTCAAACGTTTGGAAACAAAAATCATAGCCATTTTTTTCGTCTTTTTCATGGCATACTTCATTTGTTTTTTTCCATATTTTCGCATCAATTTTCGGGAAGAAAGTGTCTGCTTCAAGATCGGCTTTTACCAGAGTTACCTCAAGTTTATCCACAATATCCATCGTTTGCTCATAAATATTTCCGCCTCCAATAACAAAAACCTCTTCATCAATCTTCTTAGCAAACTTCATAGCTTCTTTAAGACTTCCTACGATAAGAATCCCTTCTTCAAACCAATCTTTCTTTCTTGAAACAACAATATTGGTACGGTTAGGAAGTGGTTTTCCAATACTCTCATACGTTTTTCTTCCCATGATAATCGGATGCCCTGAAGTAAGGTCCTTAAAATGTTTTAAATCTTTTGGAAGATGCCAAAGCAACTGGTTTTCAAAACCAATCTCGTTCTTCTCTCCCATTGCCACCACTATTGTTGTCATTCAAATATAATTTTCTACAAAATTAGCACATAATTTGTATATTTGATTAGCACAAAAAATTAAAAAAAAATAAACTATGAAAAATAAAGGATGTCTGGGCGCCGGAACTATTGGTATCGCCCTCCTTATTATTGTTGCCGTCCTATTCTTCTGGGGAAAAAGCGGATATAACAGCTTTGTCAACAAAGAACAGACCGTTAACGCAAAATGGTCTAATGTAGAGACCGTATATCAGAAAAGAGCCAATCTTATTCCTAATCTGGAAAGAACTGTAAAATCGTATTCAAAATTTGAGCAGGAAACTTTAACTCAGGTTGTGGAAGCGCGTTCTAAAGCGACGTCTATCAACATTGATCCTACCAATATGACGGAAGCAGATCTTGCGAAGTTCCAGGCAGCACAGGGAGAATTATCCGGTGCATTAAGCAGATTAATGGCTGTGGTAGAGTCTTATCCTAACTTAAAGGCAGATCAGCAGTATATCAACTTCCAGAGAGAGTATACCGCAATTGAAAACAGCATCAGAACAGAAACTGTTTATTATAACGATGCTGCTAAGGATTACAACACCTCTATCAAGACTTTTCCCAATAATATTTTGGCGAATTTCACCAACTTTAAAGAAAAACCTTATTTCAAGGCTGATGCAGGTGCTCAGAAAGCCCCTGAAGTATTCAAATAATAATGGGTAATTTCCTTACAAATCAACAGATCGCTTCCCTTGTGGAAGCGATTCAGTCAGCAGAAGACCATTCTACAGGCGAGATCAGGGTACATATCGACTCTAATACGGAAAACCGTGATGCTAAAACAGCATTCAAAGTTTTCAAAGAACTGTGTATGGATAAAACTACTGATAGGAATGCTGTGCTTTTTCATGTCAATTTTGAAAAAAAATACCTCACCATTATCGGAGATGTAGGGATTCATGCAAAAGTAAATCAATCGTATTGGGATCATCTGCATGACTATATCACCTCTGAATTTGCCAAAGGAAATTATTATAAGGCCCTGAAAAGTGCTATTCTTGAAACAGGTCTTGAACTTAAAAAATATTTTCCTGTAGAAGGAGAAAATCCAAACCAACTTCCGAATGAAATTACATTCTCTTAAAATAGTATTTTCATTTTTACTACTCTGCTTTTACACTTTTGTATCAGCACAATATACCATTCCTGAAAAACCAGCAGTTTTATACCCTGTTTTTGATGAAGCAGGTCTTCTTTCTCAACAGGAAAAAGATGAGCTTAATAATAAACTCATCAAATTTGCTGATTCTACTTCCACAGAAATTGAAGTTGTTATCATTAAGTCCACCAAAGGCGAAGATGTCAACTTTCTGGCCACAATGTTTGGCCAGCAATGGAAGATCGGAAAAAAAGGAGTGGATAACGGAGTAGTCTTCCTGATCGCTACTGAAGACAGAACCATGTCTAT
This Chryseobacterium sp. G0162 DNA region includes the following protein-coding sequences:
- a CDS encoding LemA family protein; protein product: MKNKGCLGAGTIGIALLIIVAVLFFWGKSGYNSFVNKEQTVNAKWSNVETVYQKRANLIPNLERTVKSYSKFEQETLTQVVEARSKATSINIDPTNMTEADLAKFQAAQGELSGALSRLMAVVESYPNLKADQQYINFQREYTAIENSIRTETVYYNDAAKDYNTSIKTFPNNILANFTNFKEKPYFKADAGAQKAPEVFK
- a CDS encoding dihydrofolate reductase gives rise to the protein MTTIVVAMGEKNEIGFENQLLWHLPKDLKHFKDLTSGHPIIMGRKTYESIGKPLPNRTNIVVSRKKDWFEEGILIVGSLKEAMKFAKKIDEEVFVIGGGNIYEQTMDIVDKLEVTLVKADLEADTFFPKIDAKIWKKTNEVCHEKDEKNGYDFCFQTFERIKKEG
- a CDS encoding tetratricopeptide repeat protein; protein product: MNKNIKIAVAALLILLGLYMMIFTRNLGWGIVIFLLAAFPILLYFKNEYILLAFWQLRKQNMEKAAVWLSKITDYKGQLHKTQYGYFHYLLGLTQAQDHPTKVEPLMKKALEYGLNMKHDRAMATLNLAASAISKGRKQEGQKLLEEAKRLDSAGMMTDQIKMMKDQLKMPTMQKHMHNPNMRQRGKF
- a CDS encoding TPM domain-containing protein codes for the protein MGNFLTNQQIASLVEAIQSAEDHSTGEIRVHIDSNTENRDAKTAFKVFKELCMDKTTDRNAVLFHVNFEKKYLTIIGDVGIHAKVNQSYWDHLHDYITSEFAKGNYYKALKSAILETGLELKKYFPVEGENPNQLPNEITFS
- a CDS encoding trimeric intracellular cation channel family protein, with product MHEQFNFAIEVLGTIAFSMSGSFAAMQKRLDPFGVLIIAFVTSVGGGTVRDLLLDIPVFWMHDLLMCALIIITSVISMVFKSLEKNFKVTLFIFDSFGLGLFTIIGIQKGLNVGIHPLICIGLGTITGCFGGIIRDILLNRIPLIFRKEIYATACIVGGSAFLLMTKYTPLSYTFIQIFTILLIVGIRTLAVKYHWQMPKFYGYDQTSEM